From the genome of Peptoniphilus sp. ING2-D1G:
TATGAATCACTCCGATATTCATTATACTATATTTTTGATATATCATTAAATAAAAATTAATATATATGCAAAATTTTATGTGAAATTTCTTGTAAATTGGAATAGTTTATCATAAAAGCTTGTAATTTGTAACCGATTTGTAATATAATATCTAATTGATGAAGTAGAAAGGAAAACTATGATAAAATTTGAAAATGTTTTTAAAGAATACTCAAATGGCGTAATGGCTATTTCAAATATCAATATTGAAATTCCAAAGGGAGACTTCGTATTTTTAGTCGGATCCAGCGGAGCCGGCAAATCTACTATTTTAAAACTTTTGATAAGGGAAGAGGAAGTTTCAAGAGGTAAGATTTTATACAAAGACATAGACATTACAAAGCTTAGAAAATCAAAAATTCCTAAACTTAGAAGGGATATCTCCTTGGTATTCCAAGATTTTAGGCTTTTGGAGAAAAAAACGGTTTTTGAAAACATAGCCTATGCCTTGGAAATTCAAGGGGAAAGCAAATCCTACATAAAAAGAGCTGTCAATGAATCCCTTGAAATTGTGAATTTGTCACCAAAAATAAATTGTTATCCCGATGAATTATCGGGAGGAGAAAAACAGAGAGTATCCATTGCAAGGGCGATAGTCAACGATCCGCCTGTTCTTCTGTGTGACGAACCTACAGGAAACTTGGATCACGATACCGCCTGGGATATAATGAATTCTCTAATAAATATAAATAAAAAAGGCACGACTGTGATAATGGCAACTCATGCTGTTGAAATAGTAAATA
Proteins encoded in this window:
- the ftsE gene encoding Cell division ATP-binding protein FtsE (ABC transporters belong to the ATP-Binding Cassette (ABC) superfamily which uses the hydrolysis of ATP to energize diverse biological systems. ABC transporters are minimally constituted of two conserved regions: a highly conserved ATP binding cassette (ABC) and a less conserved transmembrane domain (TMD). These regions can be found on the same protein or on two different ones. Most ABC transporters function as a dimer and therefore are constituted of four domains, two ABC modules and two TMDs; High confidence in function and specificity); amino-acid sequence: MIKFENVFKEYSNGVMAISNINIEIPKGDFVFLVGSSGAGKSTILKLLIREEEVSRGKILYKDIDITKLRKSKIPKLRRDISLVFQDFRLLEKKTVFENIAYALEIQGESKSYIKRAVNESLEIVNLSPKINCYPDELSGGEKQRVSIARAIVNDPPVLLCDEPTGNLDHDTAWDIMNSLININKKGTTVIMATHAVEIVNKMQRHVVTLSKGHLVKDVESGGYYEDN